One Terriglobales bacterium DNA window includes the following coding sequences:
- a CDS encoding GTPase domain-containing protein, whose product MSFINFAAREINCKIVYYGAGLGGKTTNLQVIFDKTGDKQKGKMISLATESDRTLFFDFLPLDLGTVRGFKTRFHLYTVPGQVFYDASRKLILRGVDGVVFVADSQEDRMDANVEALQNLDDNLKEHGYDFAKIPYVLQLNKRDLPNILPVDNLKKELVKKGEPVFEAVAYSGVGVFETLKEVARQVLVELKKG is encoded by the coding sequence TTGAGCTTCATCAACTTCGCCGCCCGCGAAATCAACTGCAAAATTGTCTACTACGGAGCCGGACTGGGCGGCAAAACCACCAATCTGCAGGTGATCTTCGACAAGACCGGGGACAAGCAGAAGGGCAAGATGATCTCCCTGGCCACGGAGAGCGACCGCACCCTGTTCTTCGACTTCCTGCCGCTGGACCTGGGCACGGTGCGCGGCTTCAAGACCCGCTTCCACCTGTACACCGTCCCGGGACAGGTGTTCTACGACGCCAGCCGCAAACTGATCCTGCGCGGAGTGGACGGGGTGGTGTTCGTCGCCGACTCCCAGGAAGACCGCATGGACGCCAACGTCGAGGCGCTCCAGAACCTCGACGACAATCTCAAAGAACACGGCTACGACTTCGCCAAAATCCCCTACGTGCTGCAGCTCAACAAACGCGACCTACCCAACATCCTGCCCGTGGACAACCTGAAAAAAGAACTGGTCAAGAAGGGCGAGCCGGTCTTCGAGGCCGTGGCCTATAGCGGGGTGGGCGTCTTCGAGACGCTGAAAGAGGTCGCTCGCCAGGTGCTGGTAGAGCTGAAAAAGGGGTAG